A genomic stretch from Streptomyces fungicidicus includes:
- the katG gene encoding catalase/peroxidase HPI — protein sequence MTENHDAIVTEPKVEEAGGCPVAHGRAAHPTQGGGNRQWWPERLNLKILAKNPAVANPLGGDFDYAEAFRSLDLPAVKRDIAEVLTTSQDWWPADFGHYGPLIVRMAWHSAGTYRISDGRGGAGAGQQRFAPLNSWPDNANLDKARRLLWPVKKKYGKSLSWADLLILSGNVALESMGFETFGFAGGRADVWEPEEDVYWGPESTWLGDERYTGDRELENPLGAVQMGLIYVNPEGPNGNPDPIASARDIRETFRRMAMNDEETVALIAGGHTFGKTHGAGPADHVGPDPEAAGFEEQGLGWKNTYGTGKGGDTITSGLEVTWTNTPTTWDNSFFEILFGYEWELFKSPAGANQWRPKDGGGAGTVPDAHDASKSHQPTMLTTDLALRFDPVYGPISRRFLENPDQFADAFARAWYKLTHRDMGPKSLYLGPEVPAETLLWQDPLPERTYDLVDAADVAGLKEQVLASGLSVSELVSTAWASASSFRGSDKRGGANGARIRLEPQRGWEANDPDRLATVLRTLEGIQESFNAAQSGGKQVSLADLIVLAGAAGVEKAAKEAGVEIAVPFTPGRVDASQEQTDVESFAALEPAADGFRNHLGKGNRLPAEFLLLDRANLLTLSAPEMTVLVGGLRVLGANHAQTAHGVFTTAPGTLTNDFFVNLLDLGTAWKATSEDQTLFEGRDAATGEVKWTGTRADLVFGSNSELRALAEVYASDDAKEKFVADFVKAWDKVMNLDRFDLV from the coding sequence ATGACCGAGAACCATGACGCGATCGTCACCGAACCCAAGGTGGAGGAGGCAGGTGGCTGCCCGGTCGCGCACGGGCGCGCCGCGCACCCCACCCAGGGCGGCGGGAACCGCCAGTGGTGGCCCGAGCGCCTCAACCTGAAGATCCTCGCCAAGAACCCGGCCGTGGCGAACCCGCTCGGCGGGGACTTCGACTACGCCGAGGCCTTCCGGTCCCTCGACCTCCCGGCGGTGAAGCGGGACATCGCCGAGGTCCTGACGACCTCGCAGGACTGGTGGCCCGCCGACTTCGGCCACTACGGCCCGCTCATCGTCCGGATGGCCTGGCACAGCGCGGGCACCTACCGCATCAGCGACGGCCGCGGCGGCGCCGGCGCCGGCCAGCAGCGCTTCGCGCCGCTCAACAGCTGGCCCGACAACGCCAACCTCGACAAGGCCCGGCGGCTGCTGTGGCCGGTCAAGAAGAAGTACGGCAAGAGCCTGTCGTGGGCGGACCTGCTGATCCTCTCCGGCAACGTCGCCCTGGAGTCCATGGGCTTCGAGACCTTCGGCTTCGCCGGCGGCCGCGCCGACGTCTGGGAGCCGGAGGAGGACGTCTACTGGGGTCCCGAGTCCACCTGGCTCGGCGACGAGCGCTACACCGGCGACCGCGAGCTGGAGAACCCGCTCGGCGCGGTCCAGATGGGCCTCATCTACGTCAACCCGGAGGGCCCCAACGGCAACCCGGACCCGATCGCCTCGGCCCGCGACATCCGTGAGACGTTCCGCCGGATGGCGATGAACGACGAGGAGACCGTCGCCCTCATCGCGGGCGGCCACACCTTCGGCAAGACCCACGGCGCCGGGCCGGCCGACCACGTCGGCCCCGACCCGGAGGCCGCCGGCTTCGAGGAGCAGGGCCTGGGCTGGAAGAACACCTACGGCACCGGCAAGGGCGGCGACACGATCACCAGCGGTCTGGAGGTGACCTGGACCAACACGCCGACCACCTGGGACAACAGCTTCTTCGAGATCCTCTTCGGCTACGAGTGGGAGCTGTTCAAGAGCCCCGCGGGCGCCAACCAGTGGCGGCCCAAGGACGGTGGCGGAGCCGGCACCGTGCCCGACGCCCACGACGCGTCGAAGAGCCACCAGCCGACCATGCTGACGACGGACCTCGCGCTCCGCTTCGACCCGGTCTACGGCCCGATCTCCCGGCGCTTCCTGGAGAACCCGGACCAGTTCGCGGACGCCTTCGCCCGCGCCTGGTACAAGCTCACCCACCGCGACATGGGCCCCAAGTCGCTCTACCTCGGCCCGGAGGTCCCCGCCGAGACGCTGCTGTGGCAGGACCCGCTGCCGGAGCGGACGTACGACCTCGTCGACGCCGCGGACGTCGCCGGTCTGAAGGAGCAGGTCCTCGCCTCGGGCCTGTCCGTGTCGGAACTGGTGTCGACGGCATGGGCGTCGGCCTCCTCCTTCCGCGGCAGCGACAAGCGCGGCGGCGCCAACGGCGCCCGCATCCGCCTGGAGCCGCAGCGCGGCTGGGAGGCCAACGACCCCGACCGCCTCGCGACGGTGCTGCGCACCCTGGAGGGCATCCAGGAGTCCTTCAACGCCGCGCAGTCCGGCGGCAAGCAGGTCTCGCTCGCCGACCTGATCGTGCTCGCCGGCGCCGCGGGCGTCGAGAAGGCCGCCAAGGAGGCGGGCGTCGAGATCGCGGTGCCGTTCACGCCGGGCCGGGTGGACGCGTCGCAGGAGCAGACCGACGTGGAGTCGTTCGCCGCGCTCGAGCCGGCCGCCGACGGCTTCCGCAACCACCTCGGCAAGGGCAACCGCCTGCCGGCCGAGTTCCTGCTGCTCGACAGGGCCAACCTGCTGACGCTGAGCGCCCCCGAGATGACCGTCCTCGTCGGCGGCCTGCGGGTGCTGGGCGCCAACCACGCGCAGACCGCACACGGCGTGTTCACCACGGCCCCCGGCACGCTCACCAACGACTTCTTCGTCAACCTGCTCGACCTGGGCACGGCGTGGAAGGCGACGTCCGAGGACCAGACCCTGTTCGAGGGCCGTGACGCGGCCACCGGCGAGGTGAAGTGGACCGGCACCCGTGCCGACCTCGTCTTCGGCTCCAACTCCGAGCTGCGCGCGCTCGCCGAGGTCTACGCGAGCGACGACGCGAAGGAGAAGTTCGTGGCGGACTTCGTCAAGGCGTGGGACAAGGTCATGAACCTGGACCGGTTCGACCTCGTCTGA
- a CDS encoding hypervirulence associated TUDOR domain-containing protein produces MSKGSDRGKNLREGDEVAWSSHGSETKGKVEKKLTERTEAAGRKVAASEEEPQYKVRSEKSGKSAVHKPSALKKKNK; encoded by the coding sequence ATGAGCAAGGGAAGCGACCGCGGAAAGAACCTCCGCGAGGGCGACGAGGTCGCCTGGAGCAGCCACGGCAGTGAGACGAAGGGCAAGGTCGAGAAGAAGCTCACCGAGCGCACCGAGGCGGCCGGACGGAAGGTCGCCGCCTCGGAGGAGGAACCTCAGTACAAGGTGCGCAGCGAGAAGTCGGGCAAGTCGGCGGTCCACAAGCCCTCCGCGCTCAAGAAGAAGAACAAGTGA
- a CDS encoding DUF3140 domain-containing protein — protein MKPAELEKWLGTDESRGAGQHEDGGESTGHASGRRIVGILRTGRKDLSDDDYAHMRKVVGYIRRHLAQRPSGDVRDTRWRHSLMNWGHDPLGDGT, from the coding sequence ATGAAGCCCGCCGAACTGGAGAAGTGGCTGGGCACGGACGAGTCCCGCGGCGCGGGACAGCACGAGGACGGCGGCGAGTCCACCGGCCACGCGTCCGGCCGCCGCATCGTCGGCATCCTCCGCACAGGGAGGAAGGACCTCTCCGACGACGACTACGCGCACATGCGCAAGGTCGTCGGCTACATCCGCCGCCACCTCGCCCAGCGCCCGTCCGGCGACGTACGCGACACCCGCTGGCGCCACTCGCTGATGAACTGGGGACACGACCCGCTCGGCGACGGGACCTGA
- a CDS encoding YihY/virulence factor BrkB family protein, translated as MGTVVRVPQTRDMIGEELSGDEAFAALRHYGSLRLLTDSFARFRFADGFTNARALAFQFVLGLVPCTVALVGLATSVHTESVGRVIELTLGRIVPGTGAGLVEDALDGTRRSAHDDFAGPLALWLGLGFALLNLASAMGQIERGANRIYGIERDRPLPRKYGRAVVLALTAGLPLVLGFVVLVAGDAVTDAVVEVAGDPDGGPGWWTALELPLGLALAWVASAVIFRWSPRRTQPGYTWLAFGSAVHLLLWVTATWLLALYVKGSGAFGALYGPLTAVIALLLWAYLTAVALFLGIAFAAQLEAARAGVGEAVRPDPGPGG; from the coding sequence ATGGGAACCGTCGTCCGTGTCCCGCAGACCCGGGACATGATCGGAGAGGAACTCTCCGGAGACGAGGCGTTCGCCGCGCTGCGGCACTACGGGAGCCTGCGGCTGCTGACCGACTCCTTCGCCCGCTTCCGCTTCGCCGACGGTTTCACCAACGCCCGCGCCCTCGCCTTCCAGTTCGTGCTCGGCCTGGTGCCGTGCACGGTGGCGCTGGTCGGGCTCGCGACCTCCGTGCACACCGAGAGCGTGGGCCGCGTCATCGAACTCACTCTCGGCCGGATCGTGCCCGGTACCGGCGCCGGGCTCGTCGAGGACGCCCTCGACGGGACCCGGCGCAGCGCCCACGACGACTTCGCCGGCCCGCTCGCGCTGTGGCTCGGCCTCGGCTTCGCCCTGCTGAACCTCGCGTCCGCCATGGGGCAGATCGAGCGGGGAGCCAACCGCATCTACGGGATCGAACGCGACCGCCCGCTCCCCCGCAAGTACGGCAGGGCCGTGGTCCTGGCGCTCACCGCGGGCCTGCCCCTGGTCCTCGGGTTCGTCGTGCTGGTCGCCGGTGACGCGGTGACCGACGCGGTGGTCGAGGTGGCCGGGGACCCGGACGGCGGCCCGGGGTGGTGGACCGCCCTGGAGCTGCCGCTGGGGCTGGCGCTGGCGTGGGTCGCCTCGGCGGTGATCTTTCGCTGGTCGCCCCGGCGGACCCAGCCCGGCTACACCTGGCTGGCCTTCGGTTCTGCCGTCCACCTCCTGCTGTGGGTGACGGCGACATGGCTGCTCGCCCTGTACGTCAAGGGCAGCGGGGCGTTCGGCGCCCTCTACGGGCCGCTCACCGCCGTCATCGCGCTGCTGCTGTGGGCCTACCTCACCGCCGTCGCCCTCTTCCTGGGCATCGCCTTCGCGGCCCAACTGGAGGCCGCGCGCGCCGGAGTCGGCGAGGCGGTGCGGCCGGACCCGGGACCGGGCGGCTGA
- a CDS encoding DUF350 domain-containing protein, whose amino-acid sequence MCDIVNGLGRATAYGALGLVLLVLGIVLVDVLTPGKLGRQIWQERNRNAAVVLSSSLLGIGGIVFTSIWTTYEDFGKGLASTATFGLLGLVMMALAFLVVDLITPGRLGATLVEPEPHPAVWVTASCNLAVSAIISASIA is encoded by the coding sequence ATGTGCGACATCGTCAACGGACTCGGCCGGGCCACCGCCTACGGCGCACTCGGACTGGTCCTGCTGGTTCTCGGCATCGTGCTGGTCGACGTGCTGACGCCCGGAAAACTCGGCAGGCAGATCTGGCAGGAGCGCAACCGCAACGCCGCCGTGGTCCTCAGTTCCTCGCTGCTCGGCATCGGCGGGATCGTGTTCACGTCGATCTGGACGACGTACGAGGACTTCGGCAAGGGACTCGCGTCGACCGCGACGTTCGGGTTGCTGGGCCTGGTGATGATGGCCCTGGCGTTCCTGGTGGTCGACCTGATCACGCCGGGGCGCCTGGGCGCCACGCTGGTCGAGCCCGAACCCCACCCGGCGGTCTGGGTGACGGCGTCCTGCAACCTCGCGGTGTCGGCGATCATCTCGGCTTCCATCGCCTGA